One stretch of Streptomyces sp. 135 DNA includes these proteins:
- a CDS encoding HAMP domain-containing sensor histidine kinase, with the protein MSRLFGSVRARATLGASLVVALALVAAGAAVLFSLRANLTGQADGRANAAAREVASQLVANRPYGDLDLPDGDEAPVQVVDENGKLVAASEDLERITGTGTDAVKPGPAALPAGGGSHGERPEPGETGEIDDEVEYTDGSATVDGESGDYRFAAVEVSTEDKGDLTVYAGGSLADEQSAVSTALTSMLIGFPLLLGVVAGVTWLVTRRALRPVAAITAEMSAITASEDLARRVPEPDTHDEIARLARTTNETLTALETSVERQRRFVADASHELRSPIASLRTQLEVGAAHPELLDVDGAVEDTVRLQELAADLLLLARLDAGEKPGGARVDLAAFVREELSQRTRDRVDVHTDLKSVEVAGSRGQLARVLGNLLNNAQRHARSRVTVTTRTDGMWAVLEVSDDGSGVPPGERERIFERFVRLDDARTRDEGGAGLGLAIARDVAARHGGTLMVGEAPSGGARFELRLPSPQSSAD; encoded by the coding sequence ATGAGCCGGCTCTTCGGCTCCGTGCGGGCCCGCGCCACGCTCGGCGCGAGCCTGGTCGTGGCCCTCGCCCTGGTGGCGGCGGGCGCCGCCGTGCTGTTCTCGCTGCGCGCCAACCTCACCGGCCAGGCGGACGGCCGGGCGAACGCCGCCGCCCGCGAGGTCGCCTCGCAACTCGTGGCCAACCGCCCGTACGGCGATCTCGACCTGCCGGACGGCGACGAGGCGCCGGTCCAAGTCGTCGACGAGAACGGCAAGTTGGTCGCGGCCAGCGAGGACCTGGAGCGGATCACCGGCACCGGGACCGACGCGGTCAAGCCCGGCCCCGCGGCCCTCCCGGCCGGCGGTGGGAGTCACGGGGAGAGGCCCGAGCCGGGCGAGACCGGCGAGATCGACGACGAGGTTGAGTACACCGACGGCTCCGCCACCGTCGACGGCGAGAGCGGCGACTACCGCTTCGCCGCCGTCGAGGTGAGCACGGAGGACAAGGGTGACCTCACCGTCTACGCCGGCGGCTCCCTGGCCGACGAACAGAGCGCGGTGTCCACGGCGCTGACGTCCATGCTGATCGGCTTCCCCCTGCTGCTCGGTGTCGTGGCGGGCGTCACCTGGCTGGTGACGCGCAGGGCGCTGCGCCCGGTGGCCGCCATCACCGCGGAGATGTCCGCGATCACGGCGTCGGAGGACCTCGCGCGCCGCGTGCCCGAGCCGGACACGCACGACGAGATCGCCCGGCTCGCCCGCACCACGAACGAGACGCTCACCGCCCTGGAGACCTCCGTGGAGCGGCAGCGGCGCTTCGTGGCGGACGCCTCGCACGAGTTGCGCAGCCCCATCGCCTCGCTGCGCACGCAGCTCGAAGTGGGCGCGGCGCACCCGGAGCTGCTGGACGTCGACGGCGCGGTCGAGGACACGGTGCGGCTCCAGGAGCTCGCCGCCGACCTGCTCCTGCTCGCCCGCCTCGACGCGGGCGAGAAGCCCGGCGGGGCGCGCGTGGATCTGGCGGCCTTCGTCCGGGAGGAGCTCTCGCAGCGCACCCGTGACCGTGTGGACGTGCACACGGATCTCAAGAGCGTCGAAGTGGCGGGTTCCCGCGGTCAGTTGGCACGGGTGCTCGGAAATCTGTTGAACAACGCGCAGCGGCACGCCCGCTCCCGCGTCACGGTCACCACGCGGACCGATGGCATGTGGGCGGTCCTCGAGGTGTCCGATGACGGGAGTGGCGTGCCCCCGGGCGAGCGGGAGCGGATCTTCGAGCGGTTCGTCCGTCTGGATGACGCGCGGACCCGCGACGAGGGCGGGGCCGGTCTCGGCCTCGCGATCGCGCGGGACGTGGCGGCGCGGCACGGCGGCACGCTCATGGTCGGTGAGGCGCCGTCGGGAGGTGCGCGCTTCGAGCTCCGGCTGCCCAGCCCTCAGTCGTCGGCGGATTGA